One Thermococcus sp. EP1 DNA window includes the following coding sequences:
- a CDS encoding endonuclease V — MNLEKIAKIQKRLAKRIVEMPIDISKVRTIAAVDVSYRKNKARGAFVLCSFPSCEVLKTKTIEIEVSFPYIPTYFFLRETRPILILLKGETFDVLLVEGHGKAHPREYGLASHIGLLLGKPTIGVAKKPLHGTNKNFIKIGKAYVSVGNLINLDSAREIIELINEGGYPRPLKIADKISKGAENGRT; from the coding sequence ATGAATCTTGAAAAAATTGCCAAAATCCAAAAAAGACTGGCAAAACGAATAGTAGAAATGCCCATAGATATTTCAAAAGTCAGAACCATTGCTGCAGTGGACGTTTCATACCGCAAGAATAAAGCGAGAGGTGCTTTTGTTCTCTGCTCGTTTCCTTCATGTGAAGTTTTAAAGACAAAAACCATTGAAATTGAAGTTAGTTTTCCTTATATTCCCACATATTTTTTCTTGAGAGAGACCCGACCAATCTTGATATTATTGAAAGGTGAAACCTTTGATGTGTTGCTCGTAGAAGGCCACGGAAAAGCCCATCCAAGAGAATACGGACTAGCATCTCATATAGGACTTCTACTTGGAAAACCCACTATTGGAGTTGCAAAGAAACCTCTACATGGTACCAACAAGAACTTCATCAAAATTGGAAAAGCTTATGTAAGTGTTGGCAACTTAATCAACCTAGACTCTGCAAGAGAGATAATAGAACTCATAAATGAAGGTGGGTATCCAAGGCCATTGAAAATAGCAGATAAAATTTCCAAAGGTGCTGAAAATGGAAGAACTTAG
- a CDS encoding haloacid dehalogenase has protein sequence MNISEIIREIRDVLDRKDEVRERTLKLTREIVRLSGDSIKALHRGEFKTAEERLKRVEKLVNELREMLKEHRDLYFTGYVQNAHQEYVEATLFYNYLLGKDFPTPKEIKVPEADYALGIGDFIGELRRYFLTLLLKGDLERAQEVYDFMEKIYNELVTLEYPKGLVNIRQKQDQARYILEKTLEDLVRAKINKGLEKKLEEWRNES, from the coding sequence ATGAACATTTCTGAGATAATAAGAGAAATACGAGACGTTCTGGATAGAAAAGATGAAGTGCGAGAGAGAACGTTAAAACTCACCAGAGAGATTGTTCGCCTAAGTGGGGATTCCATAAAAGCACTTCATAGGGGAGAATTTAAAACCGCTGAGGAAAGATTGAAAAGAGTGGAAAAACTAGTTAATGAACTAAGAGAGATGCTTAAAGAACATAGGGACCTTTATTTTACCGGATATGTGCAAAATGCTCATCAGGAATATGTAGAGGCAACTCTCTTCTATAATTACCTCTTAGGAAAAGATTTTCCAACGCCCAAAGAAATTAAAGTTCCAGAGGCTGATTATGCTCTAGGGATTGGAGATTTTATAGGAGAGCTAAGGAGGTATTTTCTCACATTATTGCTGAAAGGAGATTTAGAAAGAGCTCAAGAAGTCTATGATTTTATGGAAAAAATCTACAACGAGCTTGTTACGCTGGAATACCCAAAAGGTCTAGTGAATATAAGACAAAAACAAGACCAGGCCCGATATATTCTTGAGAAGACTCTTGAGGATCTGGTCCGAGCCAAGATAAATAAAGGTCTCGAGAAGAAACTCGAGGAGTGGAGAAATGAATCTTGA